The following coding sequences lie in one Desulfurella amilsii genomic window:
- a CDS encoding TatD family hydrolase: protein MKIIDTHAHLQSEEFNAILDDVINRLGIVEKVFLATSYVNDIKKACEITHKYDNLYFFAGIHPHYANEFKIGDLDIIENYLKDEKCIGIGEIGLDYFYNYAPKDTQKTLFSNLLDLAIYHNKWVSIHIRDATKDAIDILSTKNNLKAIIHCFNGDLDLLKLALDKNYLLGIGGIVTFKNSLIRQNITNVPLKNMVLETDAPYLAPVPKRSKTNEPSFLQYTLNALCSLVGAQAEEIAQITYSNSLRVLNDK, encoded by the coding sequence ATGAAAATTATTGACACACACGCTCACCTTCAATCAGAAGAATTTAACGCTATATTGGATGATGTAATTAATAGGCTTGGGATCGTTGAGAAGGTGTTTTTAGCAACATCTTACGTAAACGATATTAAAAAAGCCTGTGAAATTACACATAAATACGACAATTTATATTTTTTTGCAGGCATCCACCCTCATTACGCAAATGAGTTTAAAATTGGCGATTTAGACATCATAGAAAATTATCTTAAAGATGAAAAATGCATAGGCATAGGCGAAATCGGCTTAGATTACTTCTATAATTATGCACCAAAAGATACACAAAAAACATTATTTTCTAACTTGCTTGATTTAGCAATCTATCACAATAAATGGGTGTCAATACACATAAGAGATGCAACAAAAGACGCCATTGATATTTTAAGTACAAAAAACAACCTAAAAGCTATAATTCACTGTTTTAATGGAGATTTAGACTTGCTCAAGCTTGCTTTAGATAAAAATTACCTTTTAGGCATAGGTGGTATTGTAACATTCAAAAATTCGCTTATCAGACAAAACATTACAAATGTACCACTTAAAAATATGGTGTTAGAAACAGATGCACCGTATTTAGCACCAGTACCAAAGCGAAGCAAAACTAACGAACCGTCTTTTTTGCAGTACACGCTTAATGCACTTTGCAGTTTAGTAGGCGCTCAAGCAGAAGAAATTGCTCAGATTACATACAGCAATAGTTTAAGAGTTTTAAATGATAAATAG
- a CDS encoding nicotinate phosphoribosyltransferase, translating into MFISTKEDILNGKVTDVYFDRTVYTLKVKSLDKKVKAEVSVKKLPKNYKWGVFVGLEEVLELLENKDLNVRAIKEGSIFRENEPVLEIEGLYSEFAKFETAILGFLCQESGVATKAARLRKLVKNKLLLSFGARRMHPAIAVAIERAAYIGGCDGVSTMQAANVLNIKPSGTIPHSLVLLAGDTVEAAKYFDETMDGDVPRIILIDTFGDEKFETLRVYEALGKKLAGVRLDTPSSRKGNLRAIIEEIRWELTLRGADNVKIFASGGLDEETIEPLVDVVDGFGVGTSISSATTIDFSMDIVEIDGKPIAKKGKNSGSKSLFRCKKCFSDMVLPYTSKPQECSCGNTMEDILEYFVQKGKTIELPDIKNIREYALTSLRFVDL; encoded by the coding sequence GTGTTTATTTCAACAAAAGAAGATATACTAAACGGAAAAGTTACGGACGTTTATTTTGATAGAACCGTTTATACTTTGAAGGTAAAAAGCTTAGATAAAAAAGTAAAAGCAGAAGTTAGCGTTAAAAAGCTGCCCAAAAACTACAAATGGGGTGTGTTTGTTGGCTTAGAAGAAGTTTTAGAACTCTTAGAAAACAAAGATTTAAATGTCCGAGCTATAAAAGAAGGCAGTATTTTTAGAGAAAACGAGCCAGTGCTTGAAATTGAAGGTTTATACAGCGAGTTTGCAAAATTTGAGACAGCAATTTTGGGTTTTTTATGCCAGGAATCAGGTGTCGCCACAAAAGCCGCAAGACTTAGAAAATTGGTTAAGAATAAACTGCTTTTGTCTTTTGGTGCGCGACGAATGCACCCTGCCATTGCTGTTGCTATCGAAAGGGCTGCATACATTGGCGGATGCGACGGCGTTTCTACTATGCAAGCCGCAAATGTTTTAAATATAAAGCCAAGCGGTACCATACCGCACTCGCTAGTATTACTTGCAGGTGATACTGTAGAAGCTGCAAAATATTTTGATGAAACAATGGATGGTGATGTCCCAAGAATTATACTAATAGACACATTCGGCGATGAAAAGTTTGAAACACTGAGGGTTTATGAAGCACTGGGCAAAAAATTAGCAGGCGTGCGTCTTGATACGCCAAGCTCAAGAAAGGGTAACCTAAGGGCTATAATTGAAGAAATACGCTGGGAGCTAACTTTGAGGGGCGCAGACAATGTAAAAATATTTGCAAGTGGTGGTCTTGATGAAGAAACTATAGAGCCACTTGTGGATGTTGTAGATGGATTTGGCGTAGGAACAAGCATATCAAGTGCAACTACAATTGATTTTTCTATGGACATAGTAGAAATTGATGGAAAACCTATAGCTAAAAAGGGTAAAAATTCTGGATCAAAAAGCCTCTTTAGGTGCAAAAAGTGCTTTAGTGATATGGTATTGCCTTACACTTCAAAGCCACAAGAATGCTCATGTGGTAACACTATGGAAGATATTCTTGAATACTTTGTGCAAAAAGGCAAAACTATCGAACTGCCAGATATTAAAAATATAAGGGAGTATGCACTAACAAGCTTAAGATTTGTAGATTTATGA
- a CDS encoding phage holin family protein, translated as MIFLVKWIISSIALGISVMIVKGLHMEGVFSLIAASLVIGLLNTFIRPFLILLTLPISILTLGLFTLVINAMLFYLASYIVKGFVVESFFSALAGSIIMSIIALILNAFVD; from the coding sequence ATGATTTTTTTAGTAAAATGGATAATAAGTTCTATTGCCTTAGGTATTAGTGTCATGATAGTAAAAGGATTGCATATGGAAGGAGTGTTTTCTCTAATAGCAGCAAGTTTAGTCATAGGTTTATTAAATACATTTATAAGGCCTTTTTTAATACTCTTGACACTACCTATAAGCATCTTAACGCTAGGATTGTTTACACTCGTCATTAATGCAATGTTGTTTTACCTTGCCTCTTACATCGTAAAAGGCTTTGTAGTTGAAAGTTTTTTTAGTGCACTTGCAGGCTCAATCATAATGAGTATAATAGCTTTGATATTAAATGCCTTTGTAGATTAG